The genomic region atattattatttattattagtagtgCCTATGTGCTAGACACTTTCAAAACATTTGAGAAAAAGGATTCCTTCCCCAAGAAGCAAACAATTTATGGACAAACATGTAGAGCATGAGGCCAGGGGAACAACAACAGACAATTTATATACAAGTCAACTTGATTCCTAACACAGCAGAAGTGGGTACCATGCGGACAGGATAGGCCTTGCAAACGAGGCCAGGGAGGTTGTACAATGCAGAGGGATTGCATGGAGGAGGGAATGGAAGCAATTGTCTGAGATGAGAATGGGAGCACTGGCGGAGTGAAGGAGACAAGGGACAACATGAAGCTTGGCAAAGGAAGATAACTAGGAAGATGACATTAAAGTGTAGACTTATGGATTAAGAAGCCTAACTCTGGGGACTGTTTTTTCAAAATCTTGACCATAAATTTTTTAGTGGAGAGAGGTGGTGTAGTTTCTTCCATGTACAAAATTTCTCTTCTTCTGCAGATGAACGGAAATAGTATTGCTAATGTGGCCACGGGTGCATGTACATTGCTTAATGAATTAACTCAGTTTATTTTTTCCTAAGGAGGCAAAGTAGCTAGTACACAACAGATATTAATGGCCATAATGAAATTTGCAACAAGCAAATATGATTTTGAGTCCCAAGAACTCTATTATTTTAGGGgaaatcattttggttttgattttgtaTTTCAACTCTAAAGGGAGCTAAATGTTTTTCTTCAGATTCTCCAAATAAATTCCAAAAAGCCTGAGATGTTGAGCCACACTTATAGGTGGTATGTAAAGACTGTGTAAGTTACACATATTTACACTGCTGCAAGGGAGTTTAAATAGGTATATAACTTAAATATGTTTAAGGACTCCAAGAAATGGCAATACATCAGGAAAAGCAACTAACAGGAAGTTGTACAAAGCTGTAAGTTAGAGGACCTCTCTCTATACATGCTCAGGCTAGGCTGCCTGTGTGTAAGTTACCCCAGGGTAGACTCTCTTACATCACCTCTGAATCTGGCACCATCCAACTTCACTTTCAGCATACAACAAACTGGTATAGTTGAATATTAAACTTCTAAAATAAGGGGTTTGCAAGGGAAACACCAAGAGATCATTAGTATGAGGGACTAATATCACTGGCAAAGGATCAGGCATAATAATGCACGCAGCTCTCCTACATGAATGCAAATATCACACCCTTAACTGACAGAGCTGTGCCCGCaaaaccctagtgtagatgcaattatactggcaaaaaaagtccttttgccagtataagctgtCTCTCCAGGGATGTGGATGGTGgagtttgctggtatagctctACTAGTATATCTAGACTTGCAAACCCTTTTCAGTGACAGCGACAAGGCTGAAGATGAGTTCATCAATAATTTACCTGTGACAATTCGATAGCTGCACTCATGTCTCCAGACCGAAGACTAGTGCACTACCCCACTGTATCACCTAGCCCCAGGAGTGTTATACACCCGGGTAGTAAATTAAACACCTGTGTTAAACACCTTACTTTATACACAACATTCAGCTTCCAAACTCTGTCGTCGTGGATAATGCAGAACTTCATTAAATAATTCTATATGGCGAAGACAGAgacaaaatacaaacatttacGTATTTTTAAAGTCCTAGAGCTCTCTAATTCACCCAATGATGCAAATTGGATTTAGAAAAACTGCTCTCGTTAATAAAAAGGAAAGTTAACCAGTGTTTGTTCCCCCCTACTTGCCAAACGGACAACAAATAAAACTGGGATTCTTCTTTTTCATAACGACTTGTACTTTCTATTTTAGTCTCCACTGTGCAAACAAAAAGGAGACAAAAGGAAAAATtgctttgtttgttgtttttaaaagaaaagtgtaCCTAATCTATTGCACAGaagtggcattaaaaaaaaaatcccctctcaGAGTTCTGGCATTTTAAGACATGATCTTGGAAGATGCTGAAAGCCCCCAGCTCCAATTGAAATCAAGTTGAAGGTGCCCAGAATCTCATCGGAGCGGTACAGCTCCTGTAGGACTAAGCccttaaataatattttttttgacAACTTGTGGGTTAAAAAAATATGCGTGCACCCaagaaataaaaagtgaaaaGGATGCAATAGGCAACagtttatttgtaaaaaaaaaaaaaaaatcctttaaaatttTACTACGTCTTAAAGATTAAGGAAAAAATAATACtattaatatatatacacatacagtatatatgtatatacacatatattGTACCATTAAAATTGCATGCTTTTCAGAACAGAATGGGTCATGTTCCCTCACATCAATTTTAAATTTCTGATTGCAATAAACCatgcttcctttttttaaatcttcaagtACAGGAAATAAGCAAACCAGGATCTAAAAGTGGAAAACTATTTGTTATGCACAAATGACAACTGACAGCTATAACATTATTATTCTGCAGTACTGAACATTTTATGCATGTCTTGGTGAATTCTACAACTCTGAAGTTTTACCTGAGATGTGTGGACATAATGAAGCATGACAGTAGGCTTAACAGATTTTTTCACATTATGGTTCGATTGAAATCAAAGCTGATTGAGTATTATGCATTTGTACACATAGTATCAACACGAGAACTCTttgtaaaataattaatttcTCATTTACCAAATGTCAAAGCTGCaagtgaaacaaaaaaggcaagcaCCACTTGCAATGATCAGCATGCAGACAGTGAAACAGAGGTAGCATTTTCTTATTACTTCAGCAGAATCACTCAATTCAACCACACTCTCTTCTGCAAAAGGCACTCACtttttttcatttataaataATATGGTGTTAAATTCCAGCAAGTTGACCATAAATGTTGTTTCCCCCCTACAAATGTAAAAAAGTTAAGCAAAGACTATGATGAAAAGACAAAACAGGGCATCAGAAACACATTTTGGATGAATGtgcaactttttttccccttttaggAAAActgaatttctttaaaaaaaaacattatagtACATTACCCAAAAGTTAGACTTCCCACTTAAAATGGCAATATTAAGCAGCACATTGTATATCAGAATAGAATTGTAAAACACCAGAATTACACCAGCCTTTTAATAgctaaaataaaaagcaacagttCACAGTTAAAAGTAGAAAGATTATTCACATAAAAGGTGGTGATAGGGAAGGATAAAGACCCTTCGATATAGAAGCTTATAAATTAGTAGGTCTAGAACCTCATATTGTACCTTTTACACTTTCTGCAGTTTGAAAAGATACTGTCCATGCAAAACTTCTGTTCTTACCGTGACACTACTGAGCTAATTGAATTATAAGATGTCCCACTGTTACAACTTGAAGCATAGGCCTCTTGGCCATTAGCATCTAAATTCATTTTGAATACAGATGATGCCTTTAATAAAAAGTCTGCTGCATCTCTGCGGCCTAATTCCCTCAGTTTAGACATTAGGATACCTACAGTGCTCTCAGGGCCATTACTCCATTCCTGCAAAAGGGCATGGACTGGGCTTGGGAGAAAATCATTTTGAGTTCCATTGTTTGTATTATATTTTGCAACAAGATCAGGAAGGCCCAGGTTCATAGCCAGAAGGCACCAGTCCTTTCCCATAGGATCAGGTGGATCCAAAAGTCGACTAAGTTTCCTCCTGGTAAGAAGATTCAGATCCGAAGCATGAATATCCATTCCTAGACCTCCCTGTGAGTAGATGTCCAGACATCCAAAGCACAATATACTGCTGAAGCTTTCTTTATAACCACCCATGGTATTAGTCAATGATGTCTCCTTTTGGCTTTGTGCCCGGAAGAAGTCTCTAGGCTGGTAGACCATTACTGGTTCATGATGTTCCCTCAGCTGCTGAGGACTAAGATAATGTTTCACAGTCAGCAGGCCTGGTAATGTTGTGGCCATTAAGTTATCAATGGTGctacaaacagaatccagaagcAAGCAGCACTTGATCTTCTCTGTTTCCAGTCCTCTAACTTGAACCTCAATACCCTGACCATGGTTGACCAGCAACACTAAAAGCTCAGCCCCGCGATTCACAATCTTTGATCCATTTACCCAGAGACGTATATCTGCATCTCCCTCTGCATTCTGTTGGTGAATCCACCGACACAGATTCACTTGAACTTTATGGAAAATTCCACAAGGGAATGGGGTAAGGTGTTCCACAGGAACAATTCTAACACCACCATAAATCAGaacctcatcctcctcatctgtCCAAGACCTGTGAAGATTGTCAGTCTTGATCAGCGCTGGAATATCCACCATTGCTCCACTGCTAAGATCTCTAGCACAGATATCCATGGCATCCAAAATTTGTATCAGTTCTTCCACATCACTGTCTGATACCAGGCGCTGGATGTCCTCTATGGTATACCGACCTCTGTAATGATGTAGGGCTTTGGGATTCTCCACTGACAGGATTTTCCCCAGGACATTAGAACAGAGCCAGCGAGGATCCAGGAGTACAACATCTTGGACAGTTTCACTCTGCATGATGTTTATCTGTTCAGAAAGAGGAAAATTACAAATTATATCTTGTGAAGTACAAGTCAACAGTAGAGCTGCTCTTATGGCTTGCTGACGAACCAGTCACACCATTGATTCACGACTGTAGCAAGATAATAGTGCATTTCCTTCCTCTCATATTCCTAAAACAAAATCAGGATCCAGTTCTTGACTTGTTTTATTGACAAAGCCATCAGAACACATGGCtcactgagatttttttcaaactaTTTTAGCAGAAATCTTCTGCACTTCCAACAATTTTCAATGGACATAGAAAATATTCTGGCCTAAAATGCAGTTTTTCctcatttgccctgatagcagcTGAAAAAGGAAGAGCATTTTTGGCTCGGTTTCAGAGCTTCTCACATTCAACTCTTAAGCCACCAGATATGTAAGAGCCAGGATGTCACATTCAAAGTTCATACCTGCATCTATCTGCATTACTCATTTGATTACACAGAATTTAATGTTGGTAGAAAACAAAAATCTAGCCACAGAGAATAGAAATATAAGATAGGAGGTATAGCTGAAATTAATAGGAAATGACATTACAAGCAAGGAAAGCATCACAAGCCTCCTTAACAGGTATGCAACTTTGAAAAAATGAATGCTTTGCCATATAACTACATATAATAATGTAGCTACAGCAAAGTAAGCCTATGAGTAATTGTTTTAGCTATTATCTCATTTGAAGGTCAgcattttatttcatccctttcctgaatatttattttatttgcttttatcaTGAGTATAGTCTACCATAGAACTCTTCCTCTTTTAAAGAAAGAGATGTCCAATGAAACAAATACATAGGAGCCATAAGACAAAACTGAAGTCTGTGTGGGTTGATTTGCATTGAGTATGTTGTCTTAGAATGGGAAGTTGAGGAAAGAATCATTAAGGAATTTTGCTGAGAACACAGCAAGATTCTGTCAAAACAGAACATTCTGAACTACCTGGAAATCTCAGGTTTCACATTTTTGAGCATCATTTTTCCGGTGCTTAATTCATTTAAATAAACAATAATGTGAGCTAGAAATAACCTGCTGATTCagatttctaattttaaaaacaaaatctgataCCAGGATGGTGCAGTCAGTGCTTCACTACGCTGCTGTGAAAGCTGGTCCAACACTTATTACAACCCCCTTTTATCCTAGGAGTATCTGTCTGTACATATTTGGCATAGATGGCTTCAGAGAATGCTTTTCTTTAACCAAATCTGAAAACAAATTTATTCAGCCATTTTAACTCACATTTCAGATTTAAGTTGCACTCTAGCTGAacaactaagggcttgtccacataagGAAGTTATTCCAGAATTAGATACGGTGTGAATTCAAACTGCAATAGCTATTCTGCAATAGCTCCCTTTGCGGACACACTTATTCCATaataagagtgcctttttctgATTTTGCTGAATCGCTTTGGCTTTCTAGACTGGGTGTGCTGGTTAaaattttttcccccccctccacaAGATTTCCTTTCACGCTCCACCCACCAATTCCTCCAAGAAGCTTGATGCATTTTCCATTCAGCGTCCCTATACTGGAAACCACTCACAGTTCATGCATTCTAGCTGGTTaggattttcttcattttttcactgaattaaagaaaaaaaagtaattaaaaaggTGCAGAGAATACACTTTGCTCCGGATGGGTGAAACTCAATTGGATACTGTGTAGAATCAACAATCTGAGTTTGTTTATGTTAAAGACAGAATGTAAGTAAAGTCACTACATAGTTATGCAGTTTGAATAAAAATTACTTACTTCTCCTATGCTGTGCAACTGCTGGGCTATATGCCGTAGATCATCTTCACTTGCTAATGGATTAAGCTGATCCTGTACGTCATATACAAACTGCTGCAATGACATCAGCTGGTTGGGTCCATTAATTTTTCTCCAAGAAGGGAGGGTGGAGATCATTTTCTCACAAAGGTGAGTCATAGGTGGACAAATCTAACAAAAGTACAATGGACGTCAATTTATAGTTCTACTTCTACTATGCTGATAAAAACTGAATTAAATTGTTTAGAAAAAGAGCTACTGCCAAAGACAGCTGCAGAATTTGCCACAGAATCCACCCTGGATGAAAAATTGTACTCCAGAATCTAAATGTTCATTTAAATACCAATTTCTAGCCACCATGATTACAAAGACAATCTTAATGTGAACCAACTAATTGCTTTCTTGCGTAATCTGCGCACAACCTGAAACAATGGTTTTGAGTGGTATCAATTGCCCCATTCACCTGGGGATTAACTGTGCAAccaaaaaatagtttaaaatatcaacagttaattatttcactgctgatcttTTTAGCAGAAACATACCACTAAGGAGTTTATCATGAAATCCCAAACCACCTCCCATGTGCTAGAAGTACTAATAGCTCCTCATCCCCACAACTTCTACAATGCAGTTGTGTGTTGTAAGTACAAAAAACGGTAGTTAATTGAAAACTAAGATTGGGGCAAGCATCAAATAGAttgaatttaatatcaaaataaatgaCACCCATGCTACAATGCCGACTGTATTTTACAGGTTCatatttaattaataataaaactcattttttaaatgcaaattaagtggTTGAGGAATTACAAGCCTGTTGTATCAGAATGCCACCGAAACTAAaaccacgtctacactacagagattaTAAACAGCACAGATACGGtgccatagctatgccagcataaccctggagtgtagatgcagccttcaCCTTCAGAAAAGGTTTTCCATCACTGGAGCAACACTACGTCCCCCAGCATTATTTTGTCAACCTCGCTGTGTCTACCCAAAGAGCTAGGTTGGCACAGCTATAGCGCTCAGGGTTGTGGAGTTTTCATATCCCTGAGTGCTGTAGTTATGTGCTGACCTAAATTTTAAGCGCAGATCAGCCCTAAGGGAACACTGCTGTAGAATTTAGGTCAGTTTACCACTGGGTACGTGATCCCTTGGCTACTGCCCCTTTACCTAGCTAGAAACTGCAAATATATTTTTCGGAGTATGACTCTAGGAAAATTATCAATATAGATTTGGTTAACATGAAGTTATCTGAACCAGTGGAAGTGTAACAGTTAGTTCTGCCCTGGTGTTCTTTAAGTAACACACAATCTACTTGCATAGCAAAATATTGGAAGTGTCCATAACATTATTCTGTAATTTATTTTAAGAGAAATGGAGTCACTGAAGTCATAAAGCTGGGTCAATTATGAACTGAAATCACAGCTTTAAACTGAAAGTCACAACTATTTTCTTCCATTTtatcccccccccaccaaaaaaaaaaaaaaaagcaccaatgCAGTCTCAGATTCACTGATTGACCATTTTAAATGTGGGAGGTGGTTTATGGTAGATCATCCTCTGTCTCCTAACTGGGTGGTTTTGTTGGCCCATTATCATAAAAATTTGTGCAGTTGTCCCAGCTATGATATCACACACACAATAACGTATCAAAGTCACTAAAAATCATCAGTCATTATCTGAGAAAATGTACAGCTTACTGCTTCATGGTTCACTACTTGGAATTGGTGGGTCAGGGTCTTTTGGCACCCATGGAACACACATTAGTAGCAGCAGGAGCTGAGAATCCATATCTATACTGGGGATACTTAGGATTATTTTCCCTTAAACTGAACCAGTGCTAACACTACTGGGAATCTGGTAACTGGACCTTTTTTCAATCACCATGTCTGTTAAACCTGCTGTACAATGCAAATCTAACTGATGCACTGGTAAAATAGGTCCAGCCTCCAGAGACTTGCCTACTCTAGAGTTCCTACTAAAGCTAACACTAATTCAACTGAATTGGTGTTAGCAACAATGGGAATTCTTTAGCAAAATCCTCTGTGTAGAAAAAGACCAACTTATTTCAGGGACAAGAGGCTGCAAAACTGTTTTGTAATTGAATTGCAAGCTTTAAAGACATTATCAAATAAGAAAGCCTGGCACAGAGCTGTTAGGACTGAGGTAATGTAAAGACTGTGAAGCATATCAGAAACCTGTGGTTAATATAGAAATGTAACCATTAAAAAGCCAGTAACTCAGAGGGTTAAAGAACTTTAATGATTATAATAAGCCCCTGTGCTACGCAATGCAGGATTGAGTCCAAAGTACCTTTTAAAGCCAcacataaattaaaatatttaaaaaacaaaatatccttCCAACTTACAAACCCCACCTCTGATCATAAAAAACAAAGATATAATTTACTCTCTGCTATTTATATTGCTTGGTGACTTTCTGCATTTCTCTCACACTGGACACTGAATCAATAATTTCTAGCCAATCAGATTGTCTGATTCACATGTACGGATATGACACTGCAATGTTTGGGATGCAACACAACAGgggcatgttttaaaaaaagaaaaagcttttccattggaatttaaaaaaatcatggatATAGATTTTATAAAAACTGATTTTTACAAACTCAATTGTCAGCCGAGTTTGATCTAACAGTGTCCCTTAGAAGACAGGAAAAAATGCTTTCTTCCTATTTCCTTCAAACCCGAGTGTCTCTAGGCTCATTATCAACTCAAAGTGCCTCTGAATTAGCCACCAGAAAGTGTTCAAATAAAGAAACTGCACCTATTCTTCCTGAACTCCATGATGTATGTACCCAGCCTCTGACGCCCAAGAAGCAAGAGGCTTGTAATAACTTCCCCATGCAAGTTTCCTTCAAAACCAGAATTTCACATAGAGTTAGCCCAGCCTAGGCCTTCAGTGAACTACTCACAGAAATGATCTGGCTTCTTAATTCTTGTAGGTGATTTCGAAGAAGCTTCATATCTTTAGAGCCAGATGCTCCGGCATCCAAAACAAATAACTTGTCCAAAATTTGAAGATCATTTCCAAACCTAAGAGAAACATACAGTACTTATTTATTAATTTCTAGTCTCAaaccaaattttattttaatttatccaactgtaaatttgttttaaattgtgtAACAATTTTTTCTTTCGCTTTAAGGGAATCATGACAAATGGAATGAACAAGAATAGTAAAAAGTTAAATACTGAATATGATGCACAATACTAAAAGCAAAACATAGTATATTAGTAACTAATATTTTATTCAAGATAAATAGAATTGTTGAAAGTAAAAGTTACTCTTTCATGTAAGCACTGGAAAAGAGGTCTTCACATATATTATATAAAGGGAATTACAGAAGAGTCAAGTAGACATACTGGCTATATGTTCTGCTATAAAAGTTACagcaattatttgtttttaatgagtTCAGCTCACTTGGTGGTTCTTATCTGAAATACTTCCACATTTATATTTGCTTTTACAAGCATAGCAATGAGATATATTTTTTGACTGAAACTCTAATGATTATACACAGGTATTTATTGTTCAGTTTCAGTAGATCAGGATATTCCCCTAACACAATAATACTAGAAATCTGGGGGATATAGTTCTAGACTCTTTCCTTACATCCTCTTCCTAACATACCCTACTCAGAAGACCTGAATGGCTCCGCATACCATGGTATTGCTGTGAATTGTGTATAGTTTGTCTTGGAAGACTAGTCTGTGAAAATAGCTAATTCTGAAAACCAGCGCTATTCTCTCTGCAATTCATAGTGGTTGGCATTAGGACTTTCCAACATCTAGAGAGACTTGttggttcattttctttttcattcataTTGCCAGACAGCTCTTTAGAAAATTGTATATACAATACATctgtgtgatttatttttgtataCTAGATATCTTAATCATAATTTAAAGAATGAAACTCCATTGTGTCTGGGTATTGGAGCATTGATAAATAAAGTAACCTACAATACTTAAACATAAAGGTGTGAGGCAACCTACTCATTTTAAAACCATCAAGTGTTTTCCATTTTTGCACAAAACTATACTGCAAGAACATTTTCAATATAAAGCAGCAACCAAAGCAAAGTACTGGATTTTCTTTGCTCCCACACAGATCAATGAATGTTATTTTGTTAATAATATTGAACACCTCAAATCAACCACCAACTTTGGCATTTCCACATTTTAATactgtatttaaatttaaaaaaaatgcattggtCCTCTTCTCACCTGTTTCTGATTTCTTTCAGCAATGACATGTCTTTGTCATATCCAAATTCTCCTCCAACAGGGCGAGGAAGGTTCACAATGTCAGCATGGGTGGCCACCAGGACAACATGCAATGGATTTTTCAGCCTTCCACCAAATGCTTCATGAGAAAGAAAAATACACACCCAGAGTACAATTTCAGGAAAAGTGTTCTTACTGTACCATAAGGCAGAGATGAATTTTATGTTCCTGACATACTGGTCGCTTGTGTGAATACACTTGCCAGCTTAAAAACAATCTacacacttgtgtgtgtgtaatttaagGACTGTTTGGTTGATGTGATTTTGTTTGTGGCCCATAAATATGGATGGCTTGTCCTTTCAAATAATGTTAAAAATACTAATACTATATggctttatttcttttcttttaacgTGATAACTATCACCAACAACACTAACAAAATCAGCTACAAACTATTAAACCATTTTGGGAATGACAACTACTTGCAAAGATTCTTGGTAATTCTTTGGATGGTCTTTAGTACTACAGGATGCGAGTTAGATGATTGTAAGCAGAACACAAATGATCTACAACATTCATACTGTGGTATGAATGCAATTGTACAGTACTTACACAAACAATGAACTCTCATTTAGGTGAGAGTTAAGTAGGAAAGCCTGGGAGATACCATGAAAAGAATGAGAAAAAGAGAAAGATACAAATGGCATATGAATGAGGTGATAGTACATAACACATTTAAACAGCCTGTTCTCTAATATACTATCCAGAAAACTTGGTCAAGTTTTACAAAATGTGTCATATTCTGTGGTCTTTACTTCATCCTCATCCTGGCAAAGCCTCAATTAAACTTCaacagttttgcctgagtgaagacTGAATAAAGTCTCCAGAATTTGATCCATGATGCTTAAGCCATACAAAAATACCTTTTTATATGTCTAGTGACTCAAAATTAGTGTTCTGTGGCCTGCGAAGCAGTGTACTATAATGCAGCCAGCACTCTGTTTTCTGGCTTTTTATGAAGGACCTAGTGGAATTGGCTAGGAAACTATTCCAAAGCTTTAAGATTTCTGTTAATATACTTTGTTAGGATAGTACACTAATACACTTTGTTAGTTTATAAGAAATCCTTCAACTCTCCTATTAGCAGCAAGGTCAAGCTGAACAACTTTATTAGTTACTTTACTATAGTTGAACTGACATAACTATTTAAATATTGCTAATCATTTAGCAAGAAGAACTGACAAAGTTTAGTTCTATATTTGGCTGAATCAAATTTGGATTCTAGCAACTgcagaaatattaaataaaataacttaAAGCTTCAGTATTAATTTTTGGCAAACTCCTGAGTCATTATTTTCTCTGTAACACAACTACTTGCATACCAGCTGGATCTGGACATGccttatttttaacttttttttttttttttttttaaactcaaaataaaactgaaaggCATGTGTGTGTCTGAACTGGAGGCAGTCAAACTAACATAGACCTGTACTGAGTTCATAAATAAGGAATATAGAATATCACCTGGGCTCTGATATAATGCATTTAATATTAGCCAAAATACCAGTAGGACACAGGGAACATTCAgctctaaataaatattttgatatGCCTGCCAGGTGATTTCACAGTGATTTTATCACTTCATGGGTTTTCTTTTTCCATACATGTCTAATCGTATCCACTGGCTTGAACAGAGTTTTGGTTGATGAAGCCAAGACAGATCCCGGAGCTTGGTTCTTCCATCAAACTGTCAGGGGGCGTGGATGAATGCTCCACTGCAATAAAAGCTAAATAAATTGGTATAAACCAAGAATAGGTGAccttaatctttttaaaaaatatagtgaTTAAGTCAATTGGTTTGACTTGCAAGCAATTCTAAACAGCATAACCAGCTAGAGTATTAAAGCAGAGATCTCATTTAAAAACTGAACAAAGCCTTAGCAGATGTCAAGCAAAATTCACTACAAATATTGGGCTCCATCCACACCAAGACTTAAAAGGAGTTAAACTCATTTAAAGTCTAAATATAGTTCCAGCTAAACAGATCTGAGCAGCACATGCAGAAAGTCAGCAGAGTTTTAAAACACAATTCTAACATGATTTAGACCCATCCACACTGGCCAACCCAGCTAGTGCTGGAAACCAATTTAGCTGGGGTTGGGtttaaacagaatttaagcaatgTTTCCAAACTTGGTTTAAAGACCCAGTGTACTTGGAGCCTGTATGTAGACAGACAGTACACAAGAATGTCAAAGTAGTTCTTTGATATGAAAACTTCAGTTTAAGTGGTTAGGGAGAAATTCAGGAACCACGCAAGGCTCTCCACGCTATTTAAGCACAACCTAAACAATTTTAGGTAGGGTTAAGTGCCTATGGCCCTATTTGGACCCTCTGCTGTGAGGGAGAAGTTCACCTCTGTACTGAACTTTGTTTAAAGTTGATTTCAATAAGATGCAGGAAGATGACACACAACAGGACTCAACAAAGTTACAGGGAAACACAAAGTTTTTTCTTTCCTCCACAGAAGGCATCTAGACACATAGCATGGCATACCTATGGGTTCCTCAACTGGGACCAGTGATTTCAGGAAATTAAGCCAAAAGGTCACTTGGTTTAACTGGATTTCATAAGGTTCTTCAAGACTGAAAAGCACGATATGAATTGCGGTGGGATCATTTGCAGCAAAATAATCATAACAGCAGAAATATACAGGATTCCCAGAGAATTCCCACACGCTGAAATCTCCAATTCCTGTAAAAGGGGACAAAGTGATAAACAGGTCAAACTTCTTTAAAGAGCTCTGTTCTTTTAATATTGGAGGCAAAGTTTTTCCAGGGCTGACATCTGGAAACCAAATGTAAGTGTCCAGG from Chrysemys picta bellii isolate R12L10 chromosome 6, ASM1138683v2, whole genome shotgun sequence harbors:
- the DAPK1 gene encoding death-associated protein kinase 1 isoform X3, which translates into the protein MWSIGVITYILLSGASPFLGETKQETLANVSAVNYDFEEEFFSNTSALAKDFIRRLLVKDPKKRMTILDSLQHPWIKPKDTQQALSRKASAVNMEKFKKFAARRKWKQSVRLISLCQRLSRSFLSRSNMSVARSDDTLDEEDSFVMKAIIHAINDDNVPGLQHLLGSLTNYDVNQPNKHGTPPLLIAAGCGNIQMLQLLIKRGSRIDIQDKAGSNAVYWASRHGHVQTLKFLCESKCPLDVKDKSGETALHVAARYGHVDVVQYLCSIGSNPNFQDKEEETPLHCAAWHGYYSVAKALCEAGCNVNIKNKEGETPLLTASARGYHDIVECLAEHGADLDATDKDGHIALHLAVRRCQMEVVKTLIGQGCFVDFQDRHGNTPMHVACKDGNVPIVIALGEASCNLDVTNKYGRTPLHLAANNGILDVVRYLCLTGANVEALTSDGKTAEDLARTEQHEHVASLLARLKKDTHRGLFIQQLRPTQNPQSRIKLKLFGHSGSGKTTLVESLKCGLIRSFFRRRRPRLSSTNSTRFPPSPLSTKPSVSVSITNLYPGCENVSVRSRSMMFEPGLTKGVLEVFVSPSHHSHCSADDQSTKAIDIQNAYLNGIGDFSVWEFSGNPVYFCCYDYFAANDPTAIHIVLFSLEEPYEIQLNQVTFWLNFLKSLVPVEEPIAFGGRLKNPLHVVLVATHADIVNLPRPVGGEFGYDKDMSLLKEIRNRFGNDLQILDKLFVLDAGASGSKDMKLLRNHLQELRSQIISICPPMTHLCEKMISTLPSWRKINGPNQLMSLQQFVYDVQDQLNPLASEDDLRHIAQQLHSIGEINIMQSETVQDVVLLDPRWLCSNVLGKILSVENPKALHHYRGRYTIEDIQRLVSDSDVEELIQILDAMDICARDLSSGAMVDIPALIKTDNLHRSWTDEEDEVLIYGGVRIVPVEHLTPFPCGIFHKVQVNLCRWIHQQNAEGDADIRLWVNGSKIVNRGAELLVLLVNHGQGIEVQVRGLETEKIKCCLLLDSVCSTIDNLMATTLPGLLTVKHYLSPQQLREHHEPVMVYQPRDFFRAQSQKETSLTNTMGGYKESFSSILCFGCLDIYSQGGLGMDIHASDLNLLTRRKLSRLLDPPDPMGKDWCLLAMNLGLPDLVAKYNTNNGTQNDFLPSPVHALLQEWSNGPESTVGILMSKLRELGRRDAADFLLKASSVFKMNLDANGQEAYASSCNSGTSYNSISSVVSR